The following DNA comes from Candidatus Binatus sp..
CCCTTGTCGCCCGCGCGCAATAAATCCTGGATCGGAATCACAATGCTCGCGCCCGCCCAAGTGTTGTCCGGGATGCTGAGCACTGCGGCCTGCTCGCTCTTTTGTGCGCCGGAATTGTCAATACAGGTCGCGGCGCCCGACTTCAGATCCACGTGAGCGCGGCGCTGGATCGATCCGTCGGCGTTGAAGAACGTGTGATCGAATTCGACCAGCCTGGGCGGCTCGCCTCCGGCTCCCGGCTGCAACTCGGCGGTCTCGACGTCGGACTGATCGTCGTAGTAGTTGTTCTCGCCGTGCAGCGTCGCGCCGTCGCCGGTACTCTCGATACGGTACCGGCCCCACCCGATCGCAATACCGGTATCAGGGTTCAGAATCACAAACCTGGTCGGCGGAAAACTGAGCGCATCGGCTGAAAACGCGGGGCTCGCACCGGCCATCGCCACGATTATCGCCGACGCCGCGACCGCGACAGTCCATCCTCGCTCCCGTGTTGTAGTCATGCCCTTGCCAATGCACCCCTTGTCTGGAACGTTAACTCGGCAGGCGATCTGCGCGCTAGCCGCGCGATTAAAGGCATCGGATGCTCACCGCCCGCAATGATCCCGCTCCCTGCCAGACCCCTGCCTACTCGACCGTCACTGACTTCGCCAGATTGCGCGGCTGATCGACGTCGGTGCCGCGCTCCACCGCGATATGATACGCGAGCAGTTGCAGCGGCACCGTCATCAGCACGGGCGTCAGCATCCGGTTGGTCTCCGGCACCTCGATAATTTCCGCGGCGACGCTTTTCAGCTCGGCGGTCGCGCGATTGGTCACCGCGATAATCCGCCCGTTGCGCGATTCGACTTCCTTGAGATTCGACATCGACTTGTCGAACAAGTCGTCGTTGGGAATTATCACCACCACCGGCATCTTCTCGTCGATAAGCGCGATCGGCCCGTGCTTCATCTCGCCGGCGGAGTAACCCTCGGCGTGGATGTAGGAAATTTCCTTCAGCTTGAGCGCGCCCTCGAGCGCGATCGGGTAGTTGATGCCGCGGCCGATGAACAGGAAATCCCGCGCCGGCGCGTACTTGCGCGCGATCTGCTGAATCTTCGGCTCCCTCTCGAAGATCGCCTCAATCTGTCCGGGGATCGCGAACGCCGGTTGCAGCAGCTTGCCGGCGTCCGCGCCGGACAGCCGTCCCATCCGCGCCGCCAGATGAATCGCGAACAGATAGTAAGCCTCGAGCTGCGTGAGAAAGCATTTGGTCGTCGTCACGCTCGTCTCGGGACCGCATCGCGTGTACAACTGCGCGTCGGCCTTGCGCGCGATCGACGAATCCACCGTGTTGGTGATCGCCAGCAGATGCGCACCGCGCGCGCGTCCTTCTTCCATCGCGGCGATCGTGTCGGCGGTCTCGCCCGACTGCGACACGGCGATGATCAGCGTGCGGCCGTCGATCGGCGGCCGGCGATAGCGGAACTCGGATGAGTAATCGACCTCGACCGGAATCGCGGCGAGCTCCTCGATCATGAACTTGGCCACCTGCGCGGTTATCCACGACGCGCCCGCACCCAGCATCACGATTCGCCCGATCGACGCAGGCCCGCCCGCCGGCAGAAGTTCGCCTTCGAAGCGCACGCTGGTCGAGCCGCCGTCCGCCCGCCCCGCCATCGTGTCGATCCACGCCTGCGGCTGGTCGTTGATTTCCTTGCGCAGGTAATGGCGAAAGCCGCCCTTGGTCGCGGCGACGGCGTCCCATTCCACTTGACGCGCCGTGCGAGTAACCGCGGTGCCATCGAACTTCATCAGCCGCGCGGCGGTGGCGGTGACCTCGGCCAGCTCGCCGTCTTCCAGCACAATCGCGGAGCGCGTGTGTTCGAGAATCGCGGGAATATCCGAGGCGATAAAGTTCTCGCCGTCGCCCAGCCCCAGGACCAACGGCGTCGCGGTCTTGGCGGCGACCAGCTTGTCGGGTTCGGTTTCCGACAGCACGACGATCGAGAACGAACCGCGCAGCCGCAAAACGGCTTCGCGCACAGCCTCGGTC
Coding sequences within:
- the glmS gene encoding glutamine--fructose-6-phosphate transaminase (isomerizing), whose protein sequence is MCGIIGYVGPREAYPILLEGLGRLEYRGYDSAGIATLVDHQLEIRRAKGKLDNLRHLLANSPLHGHIGIGHTRWATHGRPSEENAHPHKAGPVAVIHNGIVENFIELRAELLARGHKLRSETDTELISHLIEEKLKGGRGLTEAVREAVLRLRGSFSIVVLSETEPDKLVAAKTATPLVLGLGDGENFIASDIPAILEHTRSAIVLEDGELAEVTATAARLMKFDGTAVTRTARQVEWDAVAATKGGFRHYLRKEINDQPQAWIDTMAGRADGGSTSVRFEGELLPAGGPASIGRIVMLGAGASWITAQVAKFMIEELAAIPVEVDYSSEFRYRRPPIDGRTLIIAVSQSGETADTIAAMEEGRARGAHLLAITNTVDSSIARKADAQLYTRCGPETSVTTTKCFLTQLEAYYLFAIHLAARMGRLSGADAGKLLQPAFAIPGQIEAIFEREPKIQQIARKYAPARDFLFIGRGINYPIALEGALKLKEISYIHAEGYSAGEMKHGPIALIDEKMPVVVIIPNDDLFDKSMSNLKEVESRNGRIIAVTNRATAELKSVAAEIIEVPETNRMLTPVLMTVPLQLLAYHIAVERGTDVDQPRNLAKSVTVE